A genome region from Littorina saxatilis isolate snail1 linkage group LG16, US_GU_Lsax_2.0, whole genome shotgun sequence includes the following:
- the LOC138949886 gene encoding uncharacterized protein — protein sequence MIDDSADDYDGLKVALLGRYQLTAETYRRRLRTCKRKEHETFRQFGARIEENLTKWHELSEITELKQLVLLEQFLQTLSADMAAFVKEKKPQTLAEAVKSAEIHFEAHRDSKKFFQHDRDQGGKAGVGEKQKSGDNSVSTSGRKCFICESPKHLARDCPKKSKSTGAVNSGPEKSLPPVSVPTLCTPCSQQDYDPRCLVVVDGVAVEGLRDTGSQVCVVKSSLVSRSQFTGQDLKVSMAEKDIKRRYPVIKVQVDHMAITSS from the coding sequence ATGATCGATGATAGCGCGGACGACTATGACGGTTTGAAGGTCGCGTTGTTAGGCCGCTATCAGCTCACAGCCGAAACCTACCGCCGTCGTCTCAGAACCTGCAAGAGAAAAGAACATGAAACGTTCAGACAGTTCGGTGCTCGCATTGAAGAGAATTTGACTAAGTGGCATGAGCTTTCCGAGATCACAGAACTGAAACAGTTGGTTTTGCTGGAACAGTTCTTGCAGACCCTGAGCGCGGACATGGCCGCGTTCGTTAAGGAGAAAAAACCTCAGACGTTAGCCGAAGCAGTTAAGTCCGCTGAGATTCATTTTGAAGCACACCGTGACAGTAAGAAGTTTTTTCAGCATGATCGTGATCAGGGTGGAAAGGCTGGCGTTGGTGAAAAGCAGAAAAGTGGAGATAACTCAGTTAGTACATCCGGTAGGAAGTGTTTCATCTGTGAGTCCCCCAAACATTTGGCTAGAGATTGCCCCAAGAAGAGCAAGTCGACGGGAGCAGTGAATAGCGGTCCTGAGAAGTCTTTACCGCCCGTCAGTGTACCCACTTTGTGTACTCCCTGTAGCCAGCAAGACTACGACCCGAGATGCCTGGTTGTGGTAGATGGTGTTGCAGTGGAGGGGTTGCGTGATACTGGATCTCAGGTTTGTGTCGTGAAGAGTTCATTAGTTTCCAGGTCTCAGTTCACAGGACAGGATCTTAAGGTTTCTATGGCTGAGAAAGACATCAAGAGGCGCTATCCAGTGATTAAGGTTCAGGTTGATCATATGGCGATAACTTCTTCTTGA